Within Coffea arabica cultivar ET-39 chromosome 4e, Coffea Arabica ET-39 HiFi, whole genome shotgun sequence, the genomic segment TTGAAAATTAGTACCTCATTGGTATGGAGCAAATAAGCTGAAAAAATCCCACTGTTGGGTAAGAAAATGTAAATTTGAAAACTTAGAGAATGATTCACGTAATTTTCATAAACTCAAGGGAGGCATGTGAAATTATCCTGAGATAAAACAAAATTCGACCATttttaagaattattttctcgaGAGCAGAATAGCAGCAACCCACACCAAgcaataaataagtaaataacaGATGCATGTTTGCAAATTCAATTGAACCAATCTTaggtttaaaatttttttttttttttttggcttctcGACTTTTTAAAGTCCACCTTTCtttgtttaataaataaatacataaatacatAAATTTAAGTGAACCCATTTGGATCGCAATGATCTTCTCAATTCGACGACTAAGCAGAATGCCGCATCATTTGGCTGGGGGTGGGGTGGTAAAGAAAGGAGGGAATTGTGAGCGGAAAATCTtacaaaagaaaattgtttttttttttttttttttttgggtttcggGTCCTTAGTTTAGGATGTACCGTGTACGTAGCTTCTTTTGGGTCCGAACCCGAAACTCAAATTGAATTCAATTGAATCCAGCCTGACAAAcccatttcattccattttcgATTACCAGAATTTGGAGTTGGgaattatattttatcattattattagcACATAATAGTAATTGAAGAGGAGAGTGGCGTCTTCGTTATTGCGGGTCGCCTTGTCTCTGATCAAACCCTTCTCCACCTCTTCGACTGCTCttctacttcttcttcttcttattgtTTATTATAATCCCAATCGACCAGATCGGACCTTTTTCCTGTTTCCTCCGCCGAGTAAGCATCCTTGTCTCCCTCTCTCTGTCTACACGCACCCGCAAACACATGCACAAAAAGTGTAAAGCTGCTCCGTAGATCATAGGGTTTTAGGGCATTTATTAGTAACCAGAATTCTCCCTAGGGTTTTGAAATTCTTGCTGCagtagcaattttttttttaattttctcgtACCACTATGTATTTAATGTTGTGAATTCATGATTGCCTGATGTTGTTTCATGTTTAGATACTTCTTCATAACATGTCTGGTGCTTTTCTTAATTTTGCGGCGATGAAGTTACATCCTATGCTtagattttttttggtttttagtCTTGATTTTTTGTGGCATTGCTCTGTCCTTTAGATAACTGAAAGTTGTTATCTGGTAtggagtcttttttttttttgttgtgggGATTGATACAACTTGTGGGAGCTTGTCAGGAAGTTTGATAATGGAAAGAAGCGATCGTGATTTGGAATAGCCAGAGAAAAAATGTACAGCGGTTTGAGAGGTTTGAGTGATTAGAGTTGGTCTTTTTACTTGGTTGTTTGTAATTGCCTGTTTTAATGAGCATTTCCTTTCAAAAGAAGTTGGTGGGGGCACGAGGGGGCACATTTTGTTATACTGCTGTTGTTATGTTGGACCTGTGCAATTGGGCGTAAAGTGGTTTTTGGCTATTGTGATGTCTAGACTGCAACTGATATACTCGTCCTATACGTACGTGTATTATGTTTATGCTTGAGCCTTAGAGAACTTAGTCCTTGTGCCTTAAAGAGCCTAACCTTTTGTTCATAAATCAGCATCATAGACATGGATGTATTCAAGATTGAAAGGGGTAGCAGTATTTCTTGCAATAGTTGCATCATAAGGTTGAACTAATAGGAAATGAGCTTACTAAGTGGATAACAATGTATGACGGTGCTATGCTTGCTTATGATGATCCCTTTTTCAACCTTGCCTGGAAGCATGGAGAAAATGATTGCTTAATTGATGTCATGTCTAAAAGCTGCTAAGTAACTACTGTCAAACGGAAATGTGAGCCAGGCGGAATATTGTTCGAGTTCAGTATACTGGTCTGATAAATATCCTTTTTGGCTTCCCACCACCTTGCAAACTTACTACACGAGGAATTGTATAATTTGTCCTTAAGATTAGCTAAAGTGACCTTCTTTTTACAATAAGAAGTCGTCTATTCAtgatatttttctaattttcagcaCAATCACTGAATCTAAGTTAAGGGCCTACTGATCATCCTGCACTCGTTAGAGGACATATCTTCAGAATGAGTTTGCAGCAAGCTGTTCAGCCTCGGTCTGCTGCTAATGGTTTTGGCCGTCGTAGAACTGAGAAAGATGGTGGCCCTAGATTAGATAGTAAGTTGCAGACTGTGAAAGCAAATCCAAGTCGCTCAAGTAGTGTAGGTGAGAATGCTAATTTAAATTTGTGTAGATatgctttttctccttttttagcTGTTAGCTTCAGTTGTTTCAGGCAAAGAGGGAGGATATGCAAGCCCTTCACGGGAACGTCTAGTTTATTTGACTACTTGTCTTGTTGGGCATCAAGTAGAAGTCCAGGTGGTGGATGGCTCAGCTTTTTCTGGAATACTTCATGCGACGAATGCTGAGAAAGATTTCGGTACACTCCCAGAATTATTAAATTGCTTTTTAGAGTTCCACTTTTTGGTTTTATAGTGCTTACTTGATTATGCTGCTTGCTCCATCTTGCATAGGGATTGTTCTGAAAATGGCTCGTTTAGTTAGAGATGGCTCAAGAGGACAAAAGAACATGACAGATTCTATTAACAAGCCACCTTCAAAGACTTTGATCATACCTGCCAAAGAGCTTGTGCAAGTTATAGCAAAggttttcttcatttatttgcTCTTTTGTTTTCGATAACTACTGTGTCATCTTCCTGGGTGATAACTCTTTCATTAATTAGAAATAGCAGCAAGTATAAAAATATAATGCGCTTTCCAGTTGTTCTGGATTTCTGGGTGACAACTGACTTGTTGGCTTTATCCCTGCGTGGTTGATATCTCTCGTCCCAGCTCCTACGATGTACTGACCTTCACCGGTCTTGTTGGTAACAGGGTGTCCCTGTGACTAGGGATGGATTGGGAAATGAGCTCCAACGTGAAAAGCATCAGGAGATTCTGATAGATTCGTTCATATCACAATCACGGCGTGCTGAAAATGATAGGGAGTTGGAACGCTGGGTCCCTGAAGATGATGATCCTGTCTGTCCAGAATTGGAGAACATATTTGATGGTCACTGGGATAGGTTGTTGAATGACTTAATTCTTTGTTTTCCTATAGTTTCTAACTATCCTCCCCTTTCCCAAAACGGAAAAAAGTTTTGTCATCTATCATGGTTTGCATTGAATCCAACATCAGTTGGATGAAATCACGCAGTTAGAATGATTAATTTTGGGCGGTTGGAATGGGACTAGGATAAGCTAATAgtaaaggttttcacttttGCTTCATAGTGAATTGTACAAAGGTGCCCATTTATATCTTCTGTTTGGATGACTGCGACATTGTTATTGATTAAgttatgtttgatgaattgtTACAGTTTGTTTGAAAtatgctttttatttttaaaacggAATAGTTGACTACAAGACATTCTGACATccattttcaacttctttcctTCTACATAGCCTGATCCAACTCCAAGTTTGTTGCGACATTGTTATTGATTAAgttatgtttgatgaattgtTACAGTTTGTTTGAAAtatgctttttatttttaaaatggaaTAGTTGACTACAAGACATTCTGACATccattttcaacttctttcctTCTACATAGCCTGATCCAACTCCAAGTTTGTTCTTTTTAGGGGCTGGGATCAATTTCAAGCAAATGAAACTTTATTTGGAGTGAAAAGCACTTTCAATGAGGAACTTTACACAACAAAACTTGAAAAGGGTCCACAGATGAAAGACTTAGAAAGGGAAGCTTTAAGAATAGCTAGAGAAATAGAGGGAGAAGACACCCATGATCTCCATTTAGCTGAGGTGGGAATAttctttcttgatattttgtcttttctttctgACTAGTCCATTTCTTGCTCTCTTCCATCTAAAACATGTTTTCCTAATAGGAAAGAGGATTACAACtgcatgaaaaatttgaagTTGACGAAGAAACCAAATTCTCGTCAGTTTTTAGAGTGGTTGACGACAGTGGATGTGATGACATTTTGTTGGATACTCACAATAATGAAACATTTGGAGGTGGCTATGTTTCTGGAATTGGGAAGTCATTTGTTGACTTGGCTAGTGTAAATTCTAGTAATGGAGCTCAACTGTCCACAAGATCTTCACCTTTGGTAGGTGTCCAGTTGTTAACATTTCTCTCTTATTTGGAGCCTCTCTTACACTTGCTTCATATTTGGAGGCTATCTTCACCTTTGTTTTACTTTttggaatcttttttttttttaataaaacttCAGGAGTTTTGTGCATTAACGGATAGCTGTGGCCTTGATTGTTGAAACATTCTTTAAATATCTTGGAGGTGCATTGTAATGCATAGTTTGGGATGCGCTGTGAAATTATATTAGTAAATTGGAAAGCTAATTTGTTGTCCTATTATTGCCTTTTAGTACctacttttttttccttgtttttgttttcaaacCTGTACTCAAAAATATGCGTTTGGATGGTGTggtttttgggagtttgtcttaCTGTAGTTTACTGTAGAATTTTTACAAAAACTTGTGTGTATTTGTTGGGGAGTGGTTGAAAaactttcctatttttcttttacttctctttttttctttttctttttttgttctttctttcctctcctgCCCCTCCCTGCCACCCGCCTTTCCTCTCTCCGATCGTCCCCCGCCCCTCCTTTCTCTTTCCCTCTGTCTCCTTATCCCTGtttccctccctccctcccttccTTCCTCCACGTCCTCCTTCACCTGCCACCCCCTCTCCCTTCACTCTGCCCCCCTCTGTGCTGGTTGCGTGACCAGAGCAAAAAGAGGGGGAGGCGGCAGTGGATGTGGTAGCAGGCTGTGGTGGGCTGAGGTGGGGGTGGCAGCAGTGGAAGTGAAAATGGTTAGGGAGGGTGTGGTAGAAGAGGGAAATGGGTGtgttttttgggtattttgggGTGTGTTTTATTAAACTTAGGGTGTTTTTACAAGTTGCTGTAGCTaaagttggaaaaaaaattgtctttggattagctgtttttgggggtgtttttgaaaaattttactgtagcaaagtttttagagtatattttggaatatttaagagtagtagagtttttaaaatatattttggaatattttttaaatattgaaaaaaatttagatTGCTTTTTAGAGtaccttttagagtacttttgaaaaactagtttttgaaaaaatgaaggatccaAACAGTGatatttttctggtttgtttTGTCGACTCTCCAGGAGGAAGCACACTCAGCTCAGTCAAGTACCAGTAGGGAAGTACATCAATCTGGTTCGGATGATCATTTTAGACAGTTATCAGCTGGACATTTGTCTAAAGATTCTTTAAATGTCGGAGATAGCAGGTCTCTGTCATGTCTGATGCCTAACCATTTAGTGTTATACTGTGGTTGATATAGTTACAGACTTTTCTAAATAATATGAAGTTTGAATTGAGAATACTTTATTTCAGGGCTTACGAGAACCAGTTTGCTGACCATGATGCAGGAAATGAAATGGTAAATGTTTACTCTCAAATGCTTAGGAAATCAATGTTCACCATTGCTTCATGTAATATCCTTATGATGTTGCTGCAGAATACTTGTTTACAAACACAATCCTGTCTACTTACATGCAGGTGTCTGAGGAGGCTCAAAGTTCAAAACCTGAGGGTGAGTGGACCTTTGTTTCTCCAAAATTATCTGGGGATGGTAAAGCTTTGTAGTCCAGATATATAATTTCCTGGAATTTGATTGCTGTTTAGGAGAAAGGTTCTAGCAGCtagttttacatttatttctcaACTTTTATTTCATTATCATGTTCACTTGGATGCAAAATTCTTCTTGCATCAGGAGTGTTACTATATGGAGCATCTTACAAGAGGTAAATAGGGTAGGTAAATCCTGCTGAATTTAAATAAAAGAGGAACAAGAAGGAAAATTTTATGCTCTGTTGTTTCTTCCGGTGTTGTACAGTCTAGAAAAACCAATCTAGTCTATGCAGCATGGGGTTTTTACCTTGGTGTTACTTGTAGGTTTACTACTTAGTCTGCGAGCTGGCATAAGTCATTGTAGAGGTTTGTAGGCAGCACGGATATGGATGCTGCTTTTGGGAAACCATTTTTGGTAGGTTTTCCTGTTGAAGGCTTGATGCTAGAactagaaggaagaaaaagaagtctGAACTGGTAAATGATTTGCAGTAGTAGTTTTAGACCTAGTTTGTGAGTTTAatagaggaaacaaaagaaaagaaaagaaaacttaaATTAGGAAAGAAGATAAGGGAAGGGAAAGGGTCATGTTTGGGAGTTGTAGAAGAGAAAATATCATTATTGTGTTGGACTTTGCCCATTCACCATCAAACTTCAAAGTTTTTGGTGTTTTTGATGGTGTATGTTATACAGCAAAACCTTTTAATGAAGCAAACCAATTTTGTCCTACTTATCTCCACTTCTGGAGAGAGTTTCCTACGTTTTCTTCACCCCATTTCTCTCcacattctcttttttttctctccactTGAAACTCTGAAACAAGAGAAAGCCTCAAATTTCCTGTATCTCATAAATTATGTTCAACCTTGAGAACATAAAATTACAGATGGATCACAATTTTCATGAAGGGGTAGTATGAGTTTTTCCAGAATTTAAGCAGGAGCAAGTGTAGTGTTGTTTTTGTTATCTTGGAAGTCCTTTCCTAGGGCTTTTTGGTGTTGTGGTATTTTAACACATTGACCTTGTTTCCCAGTTCACTCTTTGGTCTACATTGGCAAAATTGCATGCTGCAGCTTTAACGTTGAAACTGGATACTTCTGAACGTcacatattttttcatttttttaatcatcAGACTGCCTTACCCTAGTAGCTTTTTGCAATGGAGATTGGTTTTATCTGTGTTGGGAGTTTGTTAACATATGATTGAAATGTTGCACTATATCATGTGTGGACATCTAGCGAGGAAtaataaaatctaatttttgaatgcttttgacAGACAATACCATACATCCCTTGTTCTTCCATGAACAGTAGAAAGGTCCATATGTTGTGGCTGCTCTAAACTTATCTTGATCATTTGATGTGATTCCTGAACTTGGTGACTAAACTTATCTTCATCATTCCCCTGTGAAGTGTATGGCTAGTTGGAATAGGATCTTGCCTGTTCCCAAACTCCGGAAGATGATCtctccatctttttttttttaattttccccACTTTTTTGTTAGAGAGAAGGGGAAGTTTAATGGGTTGCTGTAACCTACTAAAAGGCAAAACCTCCTTTTCTTCAGGGTAGACTTTTTTGAAAGTTCATTTCCTTGGAAGCCATGTCTTCGAATGCTTCTTTTGtcctttttgtgtgtgtgtgtgtgtgtttgaaCATCTAGGAGATTTGTTGTTTTGCAGACTCACGGTCATCACAAAGGTCAAAATTAGAAAGCAGTGACAAAGGTGGCTTATCTGCAAATGCCACTGCATATGCTCCATCACGTGTATCATCTAAAAATCAGGAAAAGGCAAGTTCTAATGAACTCTCAGATGTTATCAGTTCTTCGATGGCACATGGCATGGTACAATCTGTCAGCTCTCGGGTACGTCCTAGCAGTTCTGCCTCATCCAGTTCAGACTTTGGAGGTGGTGCGTCTGCTTCTGGTGGTCCTGGATTATCTCCCAGCTCATCAATGGGTTCACTGTCCTCTGAAAAATCAACACTGAACCCACATGCTAAGGTAGTAATGCTCTATCTTTCTAATTTTCCCTGATATTTTTGCAGCACATATTGTTTCTGTCTTTCTGTTTCCTCTCTTTGTTAGTATATTTTAACTTTGTTCCTTAAATCCATTTCTTATCTCAGGAATTCAAACTAAATCCGAATGCAAAGAGTTTCATACCTTCTCAGACGCCATTGAGACCTCCATCTCCGGTATCTGATGGTTCATTTTATTATCCAACTAGTATGGCTGCTATACCGAACATGCATGGCATGCCTGTTGGCATAGGGGTCAGTGTCTTGTCTTTCTTGATATGAATTATGatttttgtacttgacttaGTAGCATTTTTTTCGTTAAGATATCCTTAAGACGCTTACCTTATGCCATTTTCAGTGATTTCTCCATTTATTACTACTTTATGGCATGGCCTCAGACTCATAAGCCTGGTTTATTGCATTGGTTCTTTTGTTTTATGTGCATAGGTGTTCTGAATTTTGCTCCTTGTGTTTTATCCTCAGACTAGTTTTTGATTGGGTTGAGAAATGATAGTCATGTTTTTTATCCTTGGAAATTTCACAATCTTGCAGATTGGCCCCACATTTACTTCACACCAGCCTGTTATGTTCAATCCACAGGCTGCTCCAACACCGCAACCGTATTTTCATCCAGGTGGACCTCAGGTGCAGTTTTGTGGTGATATTCCAATATATAATGTACTTTCACTGTTTAATGGTTAGTAAAATGATTTTTGTATTGTCTATTATCCTTGCAGTACGGACGACAAATGATGATTAGTCATCCTCAGCAAGTCGTGTACATGCCAACAACTTATAACCCTGTATGAATGTTCTCAATTTATCTGTTCTTTAGAAGAATCAATTCTTCAATAACAATAGTTTATTATTTGCTATAGTAGGAGAGGTATTGTCTTTGGTGTGTGCTGTTTACTACTCTGCTTATTGAGCGCTTGATCTAGTGTCAAATTTGTGTCACAAGACCCCTTGGTTCATGACGTCCTCATCATGTTTTTGCTGCGGTTAGCGAGGTGCAAAGTTTGTGCAATAACCCAGAGTCATATTTTACTGTTGCAATACAGTATCAGATTGgtgttttggatatttgatcactttttctgtttttgacttttggatatttgatgatattcttctctgtattttttgaattttggataGACAAGATCAAGCAACTCATGTTACTTAATGGTCTGCATTTGACAGGAAATGCCGTACAAAGGAAGAGAGTTTTAGCTTTTTGGTTGAAAATTTGTTTGAAGTTGTTCATCCATCTGATGATAGGGAATAAATTTCTGACACCAGTCTGCTTGGAACTAAACTTTTTTGGAAAATGAGCCCGGCAGCTGACAAAAAGATCCAGTAGCCTATAAAAGCACATTACTGAGCAAGGAAATAGTAATCATCTATCGTTtccggggaaaaaaaaaaaaaaaaagagagcaaggAAATAGTAGTATTAGTTACGAGGATTTAATGCAGTCTTGTATGACTTGTCCTTTTACAGTGTCTGAAAGTCGTGTTCTTTGACCCTTTGTTTTCCTCTGTTTTGGCTAGGTGCTTTTTCTGACAAATTTTACTGTCTTCTTTGTTTCTTGGCTGAGACTTTGGCATTGTATTACTATTAcgttctcattttttttctcccgCCTTTCAATCTATACAATGTCATGACTGTGGTAGATAGGGAATTGATGATCGTGGAAGCATTTTTTCTGTTGCTCGGTGGGGAATTTTGCTTGTTGATTGATTGCCAATACAACAGTTGAGGGTAAAGTGTAGTCCAGTGATAGTTGCTCGTTCTAAAACTAGAATTTGATTCTgttcatatttttctttcagCCTTcccctttgaaaaaaaaaaaaaaagaataaaaagggaCTGTAACAGAGCACGCTAGACACAGGCAGCCTGCTTTTACATCACTAACTCTTGAAATTAAACTTCGTAAATGTATGACACAAGAATATGAATGATCTGAGAATAAACTGAGTTTGTTCTAACTCTTCTTCCCGTGCAACTAAAGGTTGTGTGTGCGTTCTAAAGATTCTCAACCAATATTATTGGTggatctcttttctttttttttaataggtaTAAGAACCTAATTAGATCAAAGAGGTGCTTTGAGCCTTTTGCATctcatttgaatttttttcactgTAAGCGGAGTTCGAACTCTCAATTTATAGTCTAAAGAAGGATTTAGTCCAGTTTTGGTGGTCTCACTCAATGGTTGTATTGGTGGTTCTCGCATTTATGTTTGACCATAATTGAGAATTAAAATTGCAGTCACATACGTAACGTCGCATTTTCAGGTAAATGAATTTATGCAACTTTAGAGTAGAAAAGGGGAGTATAAAGTTCCTACTTTATACGTACATATATCTTTATAAATGGGCTGGAGAGCCCACGAATCAATTTATGGCTTGAGAATGGGCCACGTATAAATATAGCTGCCGTCTATACGAGGTTTTGGTTGGCGCAACTTGGACGCATACAAAGATCGACAGCACAGCACCCTTCCAAAGTGATTTGCCGCCCCCTTTCCCTTTGTGGATTAGCGGGAACCGTTAAGCTCTCTTTCCTTtccttgataaaaaaaattatttgagatTAGGTGCTGTGGCTCCAACGCTGTTCTAACTTTGTACGTATCCAATGATTGATGACTACAGTACAGTGCAGACAACCTCGGAGAAATTAATTGCGACGGCCTCCATCTCCATCACACAGTTTCCAGTTGTTAGGGCCGTAAAAACTTCATAGTATTAGTAGTATTACAGCTGAATTCACTTGTCCGTCCTCATTTGTTTGTCAATTAAACTAACGACAAGAAAAATTAACGCTACTTTAGAAGTTAAAAAAGCTACTATAAAAGATCTGGCGGTTTAGCAGCGGCAGTTTCTAATTCTGCTTCTCTACTAGCACGAAACACGCTGCAAGCGAAAAGTAGCAGTAAATATCATAGTATCAAATTTCGATAAACCAAGAAACAAGCTCGCAATTCACAATTGAGCGGATGAAAATGAGTTCATCAACATTATCCCCCAGATATGATGCCTGAAATTAACCCATTTATTTACATTAGCTTTGAATATGAATGAATCTGTGTGTTCGAGTCGTTGCATTGCATGTAGATTCTAACGTCGTCTGACCTAGTTTGTTTTCATGTCTTTTCACCTCAAAACATGAAGAAAAAAACCCATAATCCAAATGCTGAGGCAGTCTGTAAAAACTTTTGTCGCTGATCCGGCGGATAGCAAAATTGAAAGCACTGCTCTTATCGAATCAGGGAGGGATTCCAATTTCCATGGATTTGACGACGAATTCACTTCGCTGAGAGAATCAGCAGTCGAAACTTTTGAATTCCCTTTACAGTTTTGTTTAATCCATTAACAACAATGGAATGGAGTTTATTGCTTCTTGTTCGCTGATGCATTTTCCCGATACCTACAAAGACTAAAAGACAGCACAGCGAGACGctgatatatgtatatatgcatGTATAACAAATACATCTCCCAATAGATAATTGTTGTATACTTCTAGATATGAATGCTATTAATGGTAAAAATGTAACTAATCACCACCTTAGATACGCTCATGGGGTCCTACGATCGAGCAAGAATGCATGTTATGATGCATATTATAGAATTCAAAGGataaattgtcaaaaaaaaaaaaaaaaagaattcctAAATTCACACTTTCATATTAAAGTTATAGTAATACCAATCGTACAAATGAATGAAGGCGTAGAGCAAGGCTGAAAGGATGTGATGATTTCAATTCAGTGATAGAAGAACTTGATCATATCTCTTCTGGCCATGGCCATTGTGGGGTCCAAGAAGGAAAGGTGAAGCAAATCAAATTCTGACAACCAAATCAAATTCTGACACTGATTGGACatgatattatttgaaataattactataacacaTTTTATGATGTGACGAGAACATAAAAAATTGTGTTGAAAAATGTGTCTGTAATACAAGTAAATAATTTTCTTATTAATAACATGTAGGAAGTATTGGTATTTAGTAGTACTCAACCCCATGACCCCAGAGATGGAAGCAACCATTCATGAAGGTTCATAGCTAAGAtttgacttaaaaaaaaaaatgtaaagttCAGATTGCATCTTGTACATCATTTTTTTACATCATGTGTGGAGTtcataaaattttactatataaTTACACATTGTTGAAAGTAAATTACATCACGTGCATACAAAATTATGTCTCGTGCATTTTACACAAAATTGACCCAATCGGTTTGTGACAGCCGTTCGAACCCCATTTCCCAGAGAGATAGACACTGCACTGCAGATTTGGATAAGAAATCTAGTCCAGCACTAAGTacattttaataaataaacagAAACTCTTTCCACAAAAGTAGTATTACGCCTACCAGCAACAGAGTGCCATGGCTGTGGTGGTAGAATTAATTATGAGGGTCGGCGGCTTAAGGGTAATGTCACAATATATTACTACTAGCAAATTCACCTGCGGGGCTTTTGAACTTCCATGTTTTAAATATCCATACGTCACAAAACACGACAAGAAAACCTGGACACCAACATTAAactaataacaaaaaaaataaaagaatcctAAATTCGATCTGATAATACGTCTATTATATTATATCCCAGGCAAGAAGTTACTGCTATAGTACTATAGTAGTATAATCTTGGGAgtttggtggtggtggtggtggtgctgTGGTGGTGGGCTGGTAAATCGAGCTTCACCGTTTGTATACCGTATGGTTTTTTGCTTTCCGGATGCAGAGAAGGACGCAGGAAGGAAGCCAGGAAGCCGTGGTTTTAGGCCGTTGAAACAGTATAGAATATTGAATTCTGGTCTAGTCTAGTCTACTAGTACCAGGCAGCAAGGCCGAGAAGATAGGAGTAAGTaattacaagccaaaaggaggaagaaagagaaagccAGAGTAAATTCGTTGTGCGGTTTGAAGAAAGGAGACATGCCCGACTCCATCACAACAGCAGCAACAACATCTTCAATCTTTACCAAATCCCAAAGGTTCTTCTCCTATCATCTCAATACTAGTGGCGCTACCATTACTACTGCCATTAACTCTTTCCCTCTACTTCTTCAActacttttcttttgcttttgcataTGGGTTTTCCATTGTTTTAAGAAATCTGCACgacttagttttttttttttctttttatgttcACCCTTCATTACTGGCTATTGTGGTTGTGGTTTCTGTGATACTTATACTACCGCCGTTACTGTGATGATATTAATGGGCTAGTAGTTAAGTGCTGCATGTTTCATTGGTTATCTGACTCCTTTGTTttcgtttcctttttttgtCCTTTTCCTGCTTCTTGTTGTTTAACTCCTCTGGGAAATATATTTTCTGGGTTTTGGTTGTTTGGAACCTTTCAATTCAAAGCATccacttttaaaataaaaatggtACCTTTAGGCTTTCTGTGCCATCCCTCGAGGAgtacaagaaaaatggaaaaaataagtcttttttttttaatttttgatataTCACTTACTTCTTTAGGATGGTTGTATTTATCTTTCATCTGATTTTTTCTCCTCTATGCTGTAAAAAGTCAGAACTTATTTTTCTTTGGGGGCACTATGCTGCTTCCTCTCGTGCAATGCTGGTTTCAGACGGAGTTATTCACTAGTTCTCTTTAAATCTGATGGTTGGCGTAGTGTCTTGTTTTCAATAAGTTCGTTATCTTGTAAATCCTATGTGGTATCTTATAACCTCTGATTTAGctgaccaatttttttttttccttttgggggAGGGGTTAAAAAAAATGGGATATGAAGGATGAACCTCTACCGTgatacatgtcatgcatttgcAT encodes:
- the LOC113742452 gene encoding polyadenylate-binding protein-interacting protein 4-like isoform X1; translation: MSLQQAVQPRSAANGFGRRRTEKDGGPRLDSKLQTVKANPSRSSSVVVSGKEGGYASPSRERLVYLTTCLVGHQVEVQVVDGSAFSGILHATNAEKDFGIVLKMARLVRDGSRGQKNMTDSINKPPSKTLIIPAKELVQVIAKGVPVTRDGLGNELQREKHQEILIDSFISQSRRAENDRELERWVPEDDDPVCPELENIFDGHWDRGWDQFQANETLFGVKSTFNEELYTTKLEKGPQMKDLEREALRIAREIEGEDTHDLHLAEERGLQLHEKFEVDEETKFSSVFRVVDDSGCDDILLDTHNNETFGGGYVSGIGKSFVDLASVNSSNGAQLSTRSSPLEEAHSAQSSTSREVHQSGSDDHFRQLSAGHLSKDSLNVGDSRAYENQFADHDAGNEMVSEEAQSSKPEDSRSSQRSKLESSDKGGLSANATAYAPSRVSSKNQEKASSNELSDVISSSMAHGMVQSVSSRVRPSSSASSSSDFGGGASASGGPGLSPSSSMGSLSSEKSTLNPHAKEFKLNPNAKSFIPSQTPLRPPSPVSDGSFYYPTSMAAIPNMHGMPVGIGIGPTFTSHQPVMFNPQAAPTPQPYFHPGGPQYGRQMMISHPQQVVYMPTTYNPEMPYKGREF
- the LOC113742452 gene encoding polyadenylate-binding protein-interacting protein 4-like isoform X2 — protein: MSLQQAVQPRSAANGFGRRRTEKDGGPRLDSKLQTVKANPSRSSSVGKEGGYASPSRERLVYLTTCLVGHQVEVQVVDGSAFSGILHATNAEKDFGIVLKMARLVRDGSRGQKNMTDSINKPPSKTLIIPAKELVQVIAKGVPVTRDGLGNELQREKHQEILIDSFISQSRRAENDRELERWVPEDDDPVCPELENIFDGHWDRGWDQFQANETLFGVKSTFNEELYTTKLEKGPQMKDLEREALRIAREIEGEDTHDLHLAEERGLQLHEKFEVDEETKFSSVFRVVDDSGCDDILLDTHNNETFGGGYVSGIGKSFVDLASVNSSNGAQLSTRSSPLEEAHSAQSSTSREVHQSGSDDHFRQLSAGHLSKDSLNVGDSRAYENQFADHDAGNEMVSEEAQSSKPEDSRSSQRSKLESSDKGGLSANATAYAPSRVSSKNQEKASSNELSDVISSSMAHGMVQSVSSRVRPSSSASSSSDFGGGASASGGPGLSPSSSMGSLSSEKSTLNPHAKEFKLNPNAKSFIPSQTPLRPPSPVSDGSFYYPTSMAAIPNMHGMPVGIGIGPTFTSHQPVMFNPQAAPTPQPYFHPGGPQYGRQMMISHPQQVVYMPTTYNPEMPYKGREF
- the LOC113742452 gene encoding polyadenylate-binding protein-interacting protein 3-like isoform X3, whose amino-acid sequence is MSLQQAVQPRSAANGFGRRRTEKDGGPRLDIVSGKEGGYASPSRERLVYLTTCLVGHQVEVQVVDGSAFSGILHATNAEKDFGIVLKMARLVRDGSRGQKNMTDSINKPPSKTLIIPAKELVQVIAKGVPVTRDGLGNELQREKHQEILIDSFISQSRRAENDRELERWVPEDDDPVCPELENIFDGHWDRGWDQFQANETLFGVKSTFNEELYTTKLEKGPQMKDLEREALRIAREIEGEDTHDLHLAEERGLQLHEKFEVDEETKFSSVFRVVDDSGCDDILLDTHNNETFGGGYVSGIGKSFVDLASVNSSNGAQLSTRSSPLEEAHSAQSSTSREVHQSGSDDHFRQLSAGHLSKDSLNVGDSRAYENQFADHDAGNEMVSEEAQSSKPEDSRSSQRSKLESSDKGGLSANATAYAPSRVSSKNQEKASSNELSDVISSSMAHGMVQSVSSRVRPSSSASSSSDFGGGASASGGPGLSPSSSMGSLSSEKSTLNPHAKEFKLNPNAKSFIPSQTPLRPPSPVSDGSFYYPTSMAAIPNMHGMPVGIGIGPTFTSHQPVMFNPQAAPTPQPYFHPGGPQYGRQMMISHPQQVVYMPTTYNPEMPYKGREF